The stretch of DNA ACAAGCCATCACCTTTCGGTAAGTAAGTTGGAAACTTGGTAAAATGTTTTATAATAGAGGAAAGGGGGAAGACACATTGCAGCGCATTTTGTTTGTTTGTACGGGAAATACATGCAGAAGTCCTATGGCCGAAGCTATTTTGAAAAGCAAGAGCCTCCCTGGGATGGAAGTCAAATCGGCTGGCATATATGCGGCCACCGGCAGTGAGGCATCCTCACATGCAAAAACGGTGCTCGGCAACAACGCCATTCCGCATAACCACCGATCGAGTTTGTTGACCACAGCAGAGGTGGAATGGGCTGATCTGATTTTAACGATGACCTCCTCCCATAAGTATGCGATTCAGCAGCAATATCCGAATGCCATTATGAAGGTGTTTACTTTAAAAGAATTCACCGGAGAAAAGTTTAACCACGATGTTGTCGACCCATACGGCGGAAACTTGCCAATCTATGAAGAAACATTTCGTGAGCTCGACCAACTCATTGACAAAGCAATTGAAAAATTAAAACCTTAGTTGTGGCAAAGGGCTCTCTTTTTTAAGAGAGCCCTTTATATTTCTGGTGCAGTATGTCAAAATTAATAGAAGGAATAGGTTAAAATAGGGGGATTTTAAGATGAAAGTAGCATTAGCATCAGATCATGGCGGAGTCAATATTCGCAAGGAAATCGCCAGCTTGCTTGAGGAATTAAAGATTGAATACGTTGATTTTGGCTGTGATTGCGAAACATCTGTCGACTACCCGGATTATGCCCTGCCTGTGGCAGAAAAGGTTGCAAGCGGTGAGTTTGACCGCGGTATTTTGATTTGCGGAACAGGTATTGGTATGAGCATTGCTGCAAACAAAGTAAAGGGCATCCGTTGTGCACTTGTACATGACACCTTCAGTGCAAAAGCGACACGAGCACATAATGATACAAACATGCTTGCCATGGGCGAACGCGTCATCGGGCCGGGACTTGCACGCGATATTGCTGAAATCTGGTTGACTGGTGAGTTTGAAGGCGGCCGTCACTCCAATCGAGTAGGCAAAATTACGGAATACGAAAATAAGCAGGCGTAAATAATAGGCAGTGCTTGAGTGGGGCGTAGTTTTGCGCTTAAAAGCAAGGTGGCTTTAAAAGACTTATACTTTCTAAAAAGAAAGGTCGGGTCCAATGATTCAGGAATGGGAAAAACAATTGGAAGCAATAGTTACAGACTTCAAGGAACAGGCTTCATTTAAGCCTGGGCAGTTGTTGGTAATTGGCTGCAGCACAAGCGAAGTGATCGGAGAGAGAATCGGTACCTCTGGAACCCTTGAAGTAGCCGAAATGATTTTTCGTCAATTAAAAAAATTGCAGTCTGAAACAGGCATTCAATTCGCGTTCCAATGCTGTGAACACCTGAACAGGGCGTTGGTTGTAGAACGGTCCGTCGCCGAACAGCGCGGATTCGATGAGGTTTCCGTGGTTCCAGTCCGCAAAGCGGGCGGTGCAATGGCTACCTATGCGTTCGAGCAGCTTGACGATGCGGTGGTAGTGGAATTCGTGAAGGCGGATGCGGGTATGGACATTGGCCATACGCTGATTGGCATGCATATGAAACATGTGGCTGTGCCGGTGAGGGTAACTCAGAAACATGTCGGCCATGCGTATGTAACACTAGCGAAAACGAGGCCAAAGCTCATTGGCGGCGCCAGAGCAGTATACGAACGGACGAATGCGAACGAAAGCTGTTCATAAAGGCTTCTGTTAGCGAGGTCCGGACAACAGGTCCTATTTACCGTCCGAGTAGGAGATTTTTAAAAAAATTTTGAGCAAGCGCTCAACTTTCCAGACTTTATTTTTTACATAGAGAAAAAACGTGTTA from Bacillus sp. SLBN-46 encodes:
- a CDS encoding low molecular weight protein arginine phosphatase; this translates as MFYNRGKGEDTLQRILFVCTGNTCRSPMAEAILKSKSLPGMEVKSAGIYAATGSEASSHAKTVLGNNAIPHNHRSSLLTTAEVEWADLILTMTSSHKYAIQQQYPNAIMKVFTLKEFTGEKFNHDVVDPYGGNLPIYEETFRELDQLIDKAIEKLKP
- a CDS encoding TIGR01440 family protein, which gives rise to MIQEWEKQLEAIVTDFKEQASFKPGQLLVIGCSTSEVIGERIGTSGTLEVAEMIFRQLKKLQSETGIQFAFQCCEHLNRALVVERSVAEQRGFDEVSVVPVRKAGGAMATYAFEQLDDAVVVEFVKADAGMDIGHTLIGMHMKHVAVPVRVTQKHVGHAYVTLAKTRPKLIGGARAVYERTNANESCS
- the rpiB gene encoding ribose 5-phosphate isomerase B — protein: MKVALASDHGGVNIRKEIASLLEELKIEYVDFGCDCETSVDYPDYALPVAEKVASGEFDRGILICGTGIGMSIAANKVKGIRCALVHDTFSAKATRAHNDTNMLAMGERVIGPGLARDIAEIWLTGEFEGGRHSNRVGKITEYENKQA